Proteins from a genomic interval of Halopseudomonas litoralis:
- the ribA gene encoding GTP cyclohydrolase II has translation MPVTFVASSQLPTKWGIFTMHGFLEPGTGKEHVVLTMGDVGDGQPVLGRLHSECLTGDALFSLRCDCGFQLEAALKAIADEGRGALLYLRQEGRGIGLMNKIRAYHLQDGGADTVEANELLGFGADQRDYAICKPMLAYLGITGLKLLTNNPRKVKALEDFGITVAERIPLKTGLNPFNQNYLATKAGKLGHLLGTIHQAEAE, from the coding sequence GTGCCAGTCACCTTTGTTGCGTCATCCCAATTACCCACCAAGTGGGGCATTTTTACCATGCACGGCTTCCTTGAACCCGGTACGGGCAAGGAACACGTGGTGTTGACCATGGGCGACGTGGGCGACGGACAGCCAGTGCTCGGACGCCTGCATTCGGAATGCCTCACCGGCGATGCTCTGTTCAGTCTGCGTTGCGATTGCGGCTTCCAGCTGGAAGCGGCGCTGAAAGCCATTGCTGACGAAGGTCGCGGCGCCTTGCTGTATCTGCGCCAGGAAGGCCGTGGCATCGGTCTGATGAACAAGATTCGAGCTTATCACCTGCAGGATGGTGGCGCCGATACGGTGGAAGCCAACGAGTTGCTCGGCTTCGGCGCGGATCAGCGCGACTATGCCATCTGCAAGCCCATGCTGGCGTATCTGGGCATCACCGGTCTGAAGCTGTTGACCAATAACCCGCGCAAGGTCAAGGCGCTGGAGGATTTCGGTATCACCGTGGCCGAGCGCATCCCGCTGAAGACCGGCCTGAACCCGTTCAACCAGAATTATCTGGCAACCAAGGCCGGCAAGCTTGGTCACCTGCTGGGAACCATTCATCAGGCAGAGGCAGAATGA
- the ribH gene encoding 6,7-dimethyl-8-ribityllumazine synthase, translating into MTAIRTIEGDFIAAQGRYALVVGRFNSFVVESLVDGAVDTLKRHGVKEADITIVRVPGAFEIPLMVRKVADLKQFDAIITLGAVIRGGTPHFEYVAGECVKGVGAVSLDTGVPVAFGVLTVDSIEQAIERSGTKAGNKGAEAALSAIEMVSVIKQLEA; encoded by the coding sequence ATGACTGCTATCCGTACCATCGAAGGCGACTTCATCGCTGCACAGGGTCGCTACGCCCTGGTTGTCGGCCGGTTCAACAGCTTTGTGGTTGAAAGCCTGGTCGACGGCGCTGTCGACACCCTCAAGCGTCACGGGGTCAAGGAAGCCGACATTACCATTGTGCGCGTTCCCGGTGCCTTCGAAATTCCGCTGATGGTGCGCAAAGTGGCTGATCTGAAGCAGTTCGACGCCATCATTACCCTGGGCGCGGTCATCCGTGGTGGCACGCCACACTTCGAATATGTTGCTGGCGAATGCGTCAAAGGCGTAGGCGCAGTATCCCTGGATACCGGCGTTCCGGTTGCCTTCGGTGTGCTGACAGTCGACAGCATCGAGCAGGCCATCGAGCGTTCTGGTACCAAGGCCGGCAACAAGGGCGCTGAAGCAGCGCTGTCAGCAATCGAAATGGTCAGCGTGATCAAGCAGCTGGAGGCTTAA
- a CDS encoding ATP-binding protein: MYLKRSITANWGNLPVEEMEYGPINLFSGGNGSGKTTAADALQTLMTAAHDNLFNYNPGQDETTQRGRGGKQVRTLASYVLGCDDGAFARPWTTDGYIAGVFHPTQGETAEPFTAVIGVRAHLDTAGSSRQARQDELLLMIVPGEMLALSDFIRDTDEGRHVIPLTELPNLLRKQFGKQGVETYDRKSAYLARLYGALRGKGDAVSVREAKNAARTFANFMAYKPVRSIDQFVAGEVLEAREFGDTIKRIRDLLRTVHGMEQEAARVRGAVNMLEQSRQLTEDYQNSWLERLGLDYAAAAQSWGHNRKQYVVAKDKQQEISARIADLSEEQQLNDERTQQTHRDLVQLEARRQGVPALQGKDDLENRQQQLGARLQQGVAPLLEQAHQRDLNLEAVRTIQHLLSSGAGVEIPELTSRNWKGLADEVLAAEQQPVAELHQLLSNDWIDLSPLHNGLDNVRQQQQTHNRLAAMIAQPGAEGISLLQRVDRLSQERASALGNLERQIAISERQINTLQQSRVTYPAYVEDAVAAIRQQCPQADPRVLCDHVEVTDPDWQMSIEGYIGGSRFGILVEPEHEAEAIHIVRQLNTRERNRARVIQGSKARLDAERLSLPKESVVNVLRFSHRVAEHYVRASYATLVRVDNAEGLRQARRGITREGMGSGNYSMFRCDIDDSQLVFGVTARERNLRAQHQQLETLQLQRHAQRQLVQSLQHLAAALQRIKPLDYLARASQLLEQRQQLQDIEQQLASLDLSAFHDVEQELQRAHERHAELVARQSELQQELGGLNVQLTQINQRIRALSDQGDTLQDQRDQAEQNLLEAAARVTGLDPQQRLTQIDEMLTRSGDDFDFAADSKSLTDSLYRLAVSLDRSIKEYNQQAQPMDHLVHDTGAEVHSLAFFEHVCGLRQQLDNLHNRLRNNVLLEKQEQLIKLRDSFNTTFITDLCHEIHQAINDGGRTLEGLNTELQHHRFGADRESFQFEWAWVPEYKEYWEFFREVMQMPNLGDGASLFDTSLSGKGAAVRDQLLGLLLDGDEQQALRELERISDYRRYRRYDILKHPEGKAAIRLSEYGTGSGGQLETPAYIIRAAAVTSAFRFNEGDSHLRMVIVDEAFMHMDETRSREVINYLTETLGLQLIFIMPTSKAGPFLELISNQFVFSKVPSPRAVGELNTRVLLDRQQLNRERITELWANHRRVIRQQGALDFMELV; encoded by the coding sequence ATGTACCTGAAACGCTCGATTACCGCCAACTGGGGTAACCTGCCGGTCGAGGAAATGGAATACGGCCCGATCAACCTGTTCTCCGGCGGCAATGGCTCCGGCAAGACCACCGCCGCCGACGCCCTGCAGACTCTGATGACCGCTGCCCATGACAACCTGTTCAACTATAACCCCGGGCAGGACGAAACTACCCAGCGTGGCCGCGGTGGCAAACAGGTGCGCACCCTCGCCTCTTACGTGCTGGGCTGTGATGACGGCGCCTTCGCCCGTCCCTGGACCACCGATGGCTACATCGCTGGCGTGTTCCATCCGACCCAGGGCGAAACCGCCGAGCCCTTCACTGCGGTGATCGGCGTGCGCGCCCACCTGGATACCGCCGGCAGCAGCCGACAGGCCCGCCAGGATGAACTGCTGCTGATGATAGTGCCCGGCGAAATGCTGGCGCTCAGTGATTTCATACGGGACACCGACGAAGGCCGCCATGTCATCCCGCTCACCGAATTGCCCAACCTGCTGCGCAAGCAGTTCGGCAAACAGGGCGTGGAAACCTATGACCGCAAGAGCGCCTACCTGGCGCGCCTGTATGGCGCCCTGCGCGGCAAGGGCGATGCGGTGTCCGTTCGTGAAGCGAAGAACGCCGCCCGCACCTTCGCCAATTTCATGGCCTACAAACCAGTGCGCTCGATCGACCAGTTCGTCGCCGGCGAAGTGCTCGAAGCCCGCGAATTCGGCGACACCATCAAACGCATCCGTGACCTGCTGCGCACCGTGCACGGCATGGAACAGGAAGCCGCCCGCGTACGCGGCGCCGTCAACATGCTGGAACAGTCTCGGCAGTTGACCGAGGACTACCAGAACAGCTGGCTGGAGCGTCTCGGCCTGGATTATGCCGCGGCCGCGCAAAGCTGGGGCCACAATCGCAAGCAATATGTGGTTGCCAAAGACAAGCAGCAGGAGATCAGCGCCCGCATCGCCGATCTCAGCGAAGAGCAGCAGCTCAACGATGAACGCACCCAACAGACCCACCGCGACCTGGTGCAGCTGGAAGCACGCCGCCAGGGCGTACCCGCCCTGCAGGGCAAGGATGATCTGGAAAACCGCCAGCAGCAACTTGGCGCCCGCCTGCAACAGGGCGTAGCGCCGCTGCTCGAACAGGCGCACCAGCGTGATCTCAATCTGGAAGCTGTACGCACCATTCAGCATCTGCTGAGCAGTGGTGCAGGGGTGGAGATTCCCGAGTTGACCAGCCGCAACTGGAAGGGCCTGGCCGATGAAGTGCTGGCCGCAGAACAGCAACCGGTGGCCGAACTGCATCAGTTGCTGTCCAACGACTGGATCGATCTGAGTCCGCTGCACAACGGCCTGGATAACGTGCGTCAGCAGCAGCAGACCCACAACCGGCTGGCCGCCATGATTGCCCAACCAGGCGCCGAGGGTATCAGCCTGCTGCAACGGGTCGACCGGCTGAGCCAGGAGCGCGCCAGCGCACTGGGCAATCTGGAGCGCCAGATCGCCATCAGCGAACGCCAGATCAACACCCTGCAGCAGAGTCGCGTGACCTATCCCGCTTACGTTGAAGATGCCGTGGCTGCCATCCGCCAGCAGTGCCCGCAGGCTGATCCCCGAGTGCTTTGCGACCATGTGGAGGTCACCGACCCGGATTGGCAGATGTCCATTGAGGGTTATATCGGCGGTTCACGCTTCGGCATCCTGGTGGAACCGGAACATGAAGCCGAGGCCATCCACATCGTTCGCCAGCTCAACACCCGCGAACGCAACCGCGCCCGGGTGATTCAGGGCAGCAAGGCCCGGCTGGACGCCGAGCGGCTCAGCCTGCCCAAGGAGTCGGTGGTGAACGTGCTGCGCTTCAGCCACCGGGTGGCCGAGCACTATGTGCGCGCTTCCTATGCCACTCTGGTACGAGTCGACAATGCCGAAGGTCTGCGCCAGGCCCGTCGCGGCATCACCCGTGAAGGCATGGGCTCGGGCAACTATTCCATGTTCCGCTGCGATATCGATGACAGCCAGCTGGTCTTCGGCGTCACCGCCCGGGAGCGCAACCTGCGTGCCCAGCACCAACAGCTGGAGACGCTGCAACTGCAGCGCCATGCCCAGCGCCAGTTGGTGCAAAGCCTGCAGCATCTCGCCGCCGCTCTGCAGCGCATCAAGCCGCTGGATTATCTCGCCCGGGCCAGCCAGCTGCTGGAGCAGCGCCAGCAACTGCAGGACATCGAGCAGCAATTGGCCAGTCTGGACCTAAGTGCCTTTCACGATGTCGAGCAGGAACTGCAGCGAGCCCATGAGCGCCATGCCGAACTGGTGGCACGCCAGAGCGAGCTGCAGCAGGAACTGGGTGGTCTGAACGTGCAGCTGACCCAGATCAATCAGCGTATCCGTGCATTATCCGACCAGGGCGATACCCTGCAGGATCAGCGTGACCAGGCCGAACAAAACCTGCTCGAAGCCGCCGCCCGCGTCACCGGTCTCGATCCGCAGCAGCGCTTGACCCAGATCGACGAGATGCTGACTCGCTCCGGCGATGATTTCGATTTCGCCGCCGACAGCAAGAGCCTGACTGATAGCCTCTATCGGTTGGCGGTGTCTCTTGATCGCAGCATCAAGGAATACAATCAGCAGGCGCAACCGATGGACCACCTGGTGCATGACACCGGCGCCGAGGTGCACAGCCTGGCATTCTTCGAGCATGTCTGTGGTCTGCGGCAACAACTGGACAATCTGCACAACCGGCTGCGCAACAACGTGCTGCTGGAAAAGCAGGAGCAGCTGATCAAACTGCGCGACAGCTTCAATACCACCTTCATCACCGACCTCTGTCATGAGATCCACCAGGCGATCAACGATGGCGGTCGTACCCTGGAAGGGCTCAACACCGAGCTGCAGCATCACCGCTTCGGCGCCGATCGCGAAAGCTTCCAGTTCGAGTGGGCCTGGGTGCCGGAATACAAGGAATACTGGGAGTTCTTCCGCGAGGTCATGCAGATGCCCAACCTGGGAGATGGCGCCAGCCTGTTCGATACCAGCCTGTCCGGCAAGGGCGCAGCCGTGCGTGATCAGCTGCTGGGGCTGTTGCTCGACGGCGATGAGCAGCAGGCCCTGCGCGAGCTCGAACGAATCAGTGACTACCGTCGTTACCGCCGTTACGACATCCTCAAGCACCCCGAGGGCAAGGCTGCGATCCGCCTCAGCGAATATGGCACCGGCTCCGGCGGCCAGCTGGAAACCCCGGCCTACATCATCCGCGCTGCCGCAGTGACCAGTGCCTTCCGCTTCAACGAAGGCGACAGCCATCTGCGCATGGTGATCGTCGACGAAGCTTTCATGCACATGGATGAAACGCGCTCTCGGGAAGTGATCAACTACCTGACCGAGACTCTGGGCCTGCAGCTGATCTTCATCATGCCCACCAGCAAGGCCGGCCCCTTCCTCGAACTGATCAGCAACCAATTCGTGTTCAGCAAGGTGCCCAGCCCGCGCGCTGTGGGTGAGCTCAATACCCGCGTGCTGCTCGACCGCCAGCAACTCAACCGCGAGCGCATCACCGAGCTGTGGGCCAACCACCGCCGGGTGATCCGCCAGCAGGGGGCACTGGATTTCATGGAGCTGGTGTGA
- the thiL gene encoding thiamine-phosphate kinase, whose translation MGEFGLIGRYFQCAALEQAGGHAKVALGIGDDAALLDPAPGCHWVISTDSLVQGVHFPDHYSPDDLGYRALAVAVSDLAAMAAAPLGFTLALTLPRVDELWLQGFSAGLAACAAEHRISLIGGDTTRGPLNIGVTVFGEVLQGRALRRSGARAGDLLCVGGPLGEGAAGLAVVLGQDLPATLTGSERDYLTSRFWRPRAQCELGAALAGVATAGLDISDGLLQDAGHLARASGLALHLRTTGLPHSPALQAWPAALQLDWMLRGGDDYVLLFTLPPEQAALLERWREQGWAVSVIGEAAVGEGVWLDQQPVGGADGYQHFKESTHD comes from the coding sequence CTGGGCGAGTTCGGATTGATCGGCCGTTATTTTCAGTGCGCAGCGCTGGAACAGGCGGGCGGGCATGCGAAGGTGGCCCTCGGCATCGGTGACGATGCCGCCTTGCTGGATCCCGCACCGGGCTGTCACTGGGTCATATCCACTGACAGTCTGGTGCAGGGTGTCCATTTCCCCGATCACTACTCCCCCGATGACCTGGGCTATCGCGCTCTGGCAGTGGCTGTCAGCGATCTGGCTGCGATGGCCGCCGCCCCGCTGGGCTTCACCTTGGCGCTGACACTTCCTCGCGTGGATGAACTCTGGCTGCAGGGCTTCAGTGCCGGGCTGGCTGCCTGCGCGGCGGAGCATCGCATCAGCCTGATCGGTGGCGATACCACCCGCGGCCCATTGAATATCGGTGTTACCGTGTTCGGTGAAGTGCTCCAGGGCCGCGCCTTGCGCCGCTCCGGTGCACGCGCCGGTGATCTGCTGTGTGTGGGTGGTCCGCTGGGTGAAGGGGCAGCAGGTCTGGCGGTGGTGCTCGGGCAGGATCTGCCGGCCACGCTGACCGGATCCGAGCGGGATTATCTCACCAGCCGTTTCTGGCGCCCGCGGGCTCAGTGTGAGCTGGGTGCCGCCCTGGCCGGTGTGGCTACGGCCGGCCTGGATATATCCGATGGTCTGCTGCAGGATGCCGGGCATCTGGCTCGCGCCAGTGGGCTGGCATTGCATCTGCGTACTACCGGTCTGCCCCATTCTCCGGCGCTGCAGGCGTGGCCAGCAGCTCTGCAGCTGGATTGGATGCTGCGCGGTGGCGATGACTATGTATTGTTGTTCACTTTACCGCCGGAACAGGCCGCATTGCTGGAACGGTGGCGCGAGCAGGGCTGGGCAGTCAGCGTCATCGGCGAGGCAGCCGTCGGTGAGGGCGTCTGGCTGGACCAACAACCGGTCGGCGGGGCTGACGGTTACCAACACTTCAAGGAGTCCACGCATGACTGA
- a CDS encoding phosphatidylglycerophosphatase A family protein, which yields MTESREPTPASVWRNPIHFLAFGFGSGALPKAPGTWGSLVALPFVLLWQQLPPGGYALVLVLSSLLGIWLCHRTAADLGVHDHGGIVWDEFVGVWITLWLAPPGWLWLVVGFLLFRLFDIWKPWPIGWADRHVSGGLGIMLDDILAGIMALLVLLALAELPGLL from the coding sequence ATGACTGAGTCCCGCGAGCCGACACCGGCATCGGTATGGCGCAACCCGATTCACTTTCTGGCCTTCGGCTTCGGCAGCGGGGCACTGCCCAAGGCGCCCGGAACCTGGGGTTCGCTGGTGGCGCTGCCTTTTGTATTGCTGTGGCAGCAACTGCCGCCGGGTGGTTATGCGCTGGTGCTGGTGCTGAGTAGCTTGCTGGGCATCTGGTTATGTCATCGCACGGCTGCCGACCTGGGTGTGCATGACCACGGCGGTATCGTCTGGGATGAATTCGTCGGCGTGTGGATTACTTTGTGGCTGGCACCGCCCGGTTGGCTGTGGTTGGTAGTGGGATTTCTGCTGTTTCGTCTGTTCGATATCTGGAAACCCTGGCCGATTGGCTGGGCGGATCGCCATGTCAGTGGCGGGTTGGGCATCATGCTCGATGATATTCTCGCGGGTATCATGGCCCTGCTGGTATTGCTGGCACTGGCCGAATTGCCGGGTCTGCTGTGA
- a CDS encoding Wadjet anti-phage system protein JetA family protein yields the protein MFFTDQRLQFFKPLTSKYREQIVECLRLLHDRLYSASADYGESLKREQVLDIFSEALERAPLLDGDDDEQSRFRNNREQAGWVLNSLIEHGWLERQVDQATFQSTYPFSRLGRLFTQSLVEAVGHSVRTRHRNTRNTLNALSAFAERGEVYDLLDAYEYSERIIADFTDIIAELEERKRQLVREVEAQQLVQQASDQFFDFMERRFQPDVSIRLSADSVEKHRDRIHDVLRRIRHKPRDWKANAERELRRLAPDLIVDDSASVLWQLLDTIDNRLRNASEIMLPALRRTLQSFTKRADILIRQLSYLQTQQHNDIVGLCRELSTLDAASYEQRLNAAGDAMARIRVELIDPAQVRLRERQNRQPVQSHMDDPGMPDDDTLRSLAVSQLLERAFNINASGMRDYLRSALGDGRRINSGDLPIHGASDLLAVSHVIALGSADQAAAGFRVKIEPTGQPVTGDTYFNRRDGFIIELEQDTHA from the coding sequence ATGTTCTTTACCGACCAGCGCCTGCAGTTCTTCAAACCACTGACCAGCAAATACCGCGAACAGATCGTCGAATGCCTGCGCCTGCTGCACGACCGCCTGTACAGCGCCAGCGCCGACTACGGCGAATCGCTAAAGCGCGAACAGGTGCTGGATATCTTCAGCGAAGCCCTGGAGCGCGCGCCCCTGCTCGACGGTGACGATGACGAACAGAGCCGCTTTCGCAACAACCGCGAACAGGCCGGCTGGGTACTCAACAGTCTGATCGAACACGGCTGGCTCGAACGCCAGGTAGACCAAGCCACCTTCCAGTCCACCTACCCCTTCAGCCGCCTCGGCCGCCTGTTCACCCAGTCACTGGTCGAAGCCGTCGGCCACAGCGTACGCACCCGGCATCGCAACACCCGTAACACCCTCAACGCCCTGTCCGCCTTCGCCGAGCGCGGCGAAGTCTATGACCTGCTCGACGCCTACGAATACTCCGAACGCATCATCGCCGACTTCACCGACATCATCGCCGAGCTGGAAGAGCGCAAACGCCAACTGGTGCGCGAAGTCGAAGCCCAGCAACTGGTGCAACAGGCCAGCGACCAGTTCTTCGACTTCATGGAGCGCCGCTTCCAGCCCGACGTGTCGATCCGCCTGTCCGCCGACAGCGTGGAAAAACACCGCGACCGCATCCACGACGTATTGCGCCGTATCCGCCACAAGCCCAGGGACTGGAAAGCCAATGCCGAACGGGAACTGCGCCGCCTGGCCCCCGACCTGATCGTCGACGATAGCGCTTCGGTGCTCTGGCAACTGCTCGACACCATCGACAACCGCCTGCGCAACGCCTCGGAAATCATGCTGCCGGCCCTGCGCCGCACCCTGCAGAGCTTCACCAAACGCGCCGACATCCTCATTCGCCAACTCAGCTACCTGCAAACCCAACAGCACAACGACATCGTCGGTCTGTGCCGGGAACTCAGCACCCTCGATGCAGCCAGCTACGAACAGCGCCTGAATGCCGCCGGCGACGCCATGGCGCGCATCCGCGTGGAACTCATCGATCCCGCCCAGGTGCGCCTGCGCGAGCGGCAGAATCGCCAGCCGGTACAAAGCCACATGGACGACCCCGGGATGCCCGACGACGACACCCTGCGTTCACTGGCGGTCAGCCAACTGCTGGAACGAGCGTTCAACATCAATGCCAGCGGCATGCGCGACTACCTGCGCAGCGCCCTGGGCGACGGCCGCCGCATCAACAGTGGTGACCTGCCCATCCATGGCGCCAGCGATCTGCTGGCGGTCAGCCACGTGATCGCCCTGGGCAGCGCCGACCAGGCCGCCGCCGGCTTTCGCGTGAAGATCGAGCCGACCGGCCAGCCGGTGACCGGCGATACCTATTTCAACCGCCGCGACGGATTCATCATCGAACTGGAACAAGATACCCATGCGTGA
- a CDS encoding DUF4194 domain-containing protein, with protein MRDALEDQLQQHGISADDFSDLMIRLLDRGVLCRDESKREAELYDRFLQVQPLVEDYLWVLRIRLLHESRFNMVRIFPPGAEVPGLSDSDDSFNSGLRERLNQQEVSLVLVLRAEYDKALRDGQVDELGQVMLSLEALSLSHRHLLGRPLPENAGERQILLRRMRQLRLIRSPGDGTLEDGEGWLIIRPGIISLVTDTALSQLAGGVVLDDENPIDEHPDLAEGAN; from the coding sequence ATGCGTGACGCCCTGGAAGACCAATTGCAGCAACACGGCATCAGCGCCGACGACTTTTCCGACCTGATGATCCGCCTGCTCGACCGCGGCGTATTGTGCCGTGACGAAAGCAAGCGCGAAGCCGAGCTCTACGACCGCTTCCTGCAGGTGCAGCCGCTGGTCGAGGATTACCTGTGGGTGCTGCGCATCCGCCTGCTCCACGAATCGCGCTTCAACATGGTGCGCATCTTCCCGCCGGGCGCCGAAGTGCCCGGTCTGTCCGACAGCGACGACAGCTTCAACAGCGGCCTGCGTGAACGCCTCAATCAGCAGGAAGTGTCGCTGGTGCTGGTACTGCGCGCCGAGTACGACAAGGCCCTGCGTGACGGCCAGGTGGATGAGCTGGGCCAGGTCATGCTGTCCCTCGAAGCCCTCAGCCTCAGCCACCGCCACCTGCTCGGGCGGCCCCTGCCGGAGAACGCCGGCGAACGCCAGATCCTGCTGCGGCGCATGCGCCAGCTGCGCCTGATCCGCAGCCCCGGCGATGGCACCCTGGAAGATGGCGAAGGCTGGCTGATCATCCGCCCCGGCATCATCAGCCTGGTGACCGATACCGCCCTCAGCCAGTTGGCCGGCGGCGTGGTACTGGATGACGAAAACCCTATTGACGAACACCCTGACCTTGCCGAAGGAGCCAACTGA
- the nusB gene encoding transcription antitermination factor NusB, translating to MRRKARSLALQALYSWQMAAQSLSDIEAQLRSDVEYEFDSADGAYFRELLHGVPQNLDEIDGHLAQVLDRGIDDVDPIELAILRIGVFEMTHRVDVPYKVVINEGIEMAKIFGATDGHKYVNGILDKLAPRLRSVEVNASRRGR from the coding sequence ATGCGCCGCAAGGCACGCAGCCTGGCGTTGCAAGCGCTGTATTCATGGCAGATGGCGGCGCAGTCGTTGTCCGACATCGAAGCGCAGCTGCGCAGCGACGTCGAGTACGAATTCGACAGCGCTGACGGTGCCTACTTCCGTGAGCTGTTGCATGGTGTGCCGCAGAATCTTGATGAAATCGATGGCCATCTGGCACAGGTGCTGGATCGGGGGATTGATGATGTCGACCCCATCGAGCTGGCCATCCTGCGTATTGGTGTCTTTGAAATGACCCATCGCGTCGATGTGCCTTACAAGGTGGTGATCAACGAAGGCATCGAGATGGCCAAGATCTTTGGTGCTACCGATGGCCATAAATATGTCAACGGCATCCTCGACAAGCTGGCTCCCCGCCTGCGCAGTGTCGAGGTGAATGCGTCCCGCCGGGGGCGCTGA